One Candidatus Uhrbacteria bacterium CG10_big_fil_rev_8_21_14_0_10_50_16 genomic region harbors:
- the secD gene encoding protein translocase subunit SecD, translated as MAYKQFRKQQKEAGKHKQINASVPSKWRLPVGVIGIILLSVIGLGYMFPAQWNATVGKTGLEFKGTPFHLGLDLLGGAHLVYEADLSQVGESERADALRGVRDVIERRVNAFGVAEPVVQLTGDTRIIVELAGIQDVNEAINQIGETPILEFKRPAAVDPDAPDPMEGITVSTDADGNATLVGTDGEPVELTSEIFAALQGNNQWENTELSGAHLKHASVEFDSNTGTPLVSLTFDSEGGEMFGKLTEELIGQKIAIFLDGSVISAPVVQDAIYGGQAQITGSDSIEEARTLAQRLNAGALPVPIELISQQTVGPTLGAISLERSLMAGAIGLVLIALFMLLYYRLPGLLAIAALVVYGVLVLSVFKMGSVTLTLAGIAGLILSIGMAVDANVLIFERLKEELASGRPLDRSIDEAVKRAWSSIRDGNITTLIACVILFGFSSSFIKGFALTLGIGVVASMLTAVVVTRAFLALAARWPLLNKPFLYGVKKMRE; from the coding sequence ATGGCTTACAAACAGTTTCGAAAACAGCAAAAGGAGGCTGGTAAACATAAGCAAATCAATGCTTCTGTACCATCAAAATGGCGATTACCTGTGGGTGTCATTGGGATCATTCTCCTTTCCGTTATTGGACTTGGGTACATGTTCCCAGCACAGTGGAATGCGACCGTTGGGAAGACTGGTTTGGAATTTAAGGGAACGCCGTTCCATCTAGGTCTTGATTTGTTGGGGGGTGCGCATCTTGTGTATGAGGCAGATTTGTCTCAGGTGGGCGAGTCGGAACGTGCAGATGCATTGCGTGGTGTACGAGACGTTATTGAACGTCGTGTCAATGCCTTTGGTGTTGCCGAGCCGGTTGTTCAATTAACGGGGGATACACGTATTATTGTTGAGCTCGCTGGAATTCAGGACGTGAATGAAGCGATTAACCAAATTGGAGAGACACCGATTTTGGAATTCAAACGGCCAGCTGCCGTGGACCCAGATGCACCAGATCCAATGGAGGGAATTACGGTATCAACAGATGCAGACGGGAATGCGACGCTGGTGGGCACCGACGGCGAGCCTGTCGAGCTGACAAGTGAAATATTCGCTGCATTGCAAGGGAATAATCAGTGGGAAAATACGGAGTTAAGCGGTGCACATCTTAAACACGCATCCGTGGAGTTTGATTCAAACACAGGCACACCGTTGGTATCGCTCACGTTCGATTCCGAGGGCGGAGAAATGTTTGGGAAGTTGACAGAAGAATTGATTGGACAAAAGATCGCCATTTTCTTGGACGGTTCGGTTATTTCTGCGCCGGTTGTTCAGGATGCTATTTACGGCGGTCAGGCGCAGATTACGGGAAGTGATTCTATCGAGGAGGCGCGAACACTCGCGCAACGGCTTAATGCAGGTGCGTTGCCGGTACCTATCGAATTGATCTCTCAACAAACGGTAGGTCCAACACTAGGTGCTATCTCATTGGAGCGTAGCCTCATGGCGGGCGCCATTGGACTTGTCTTGATCGCTCTCTTTATGCTGCTCTACTATCGGTTACCGGGGCTTCTTGCGATCGCCGCACTTGTTGTTTATGGAGTTCTTGTTCTGTCTGTCTTTAAAATGGGATCTGTGACATTAACACTTGCAGGAATCGCTGGTCTTATCCTTTCGATTGGAATGGCGGTGGATGCAAACGTACTCATTTTTGAGCGATTAAAAGAAGAATTAGCGTCTGGTCGGCCGCTTGATCGATCGATCGACGAAGCAGTAAAACGTGCCTGGTCTTCTATCCGCGACGGAAATATTACGACCCTTATTGCGTGTGTGATCCTTTTTGGCTTCAGTTCGAGTTTTATTAAGGGATTTGCGTTGACCTTGGGGATTGGAGTTGTGGCAAGTATGTTGACAGCCGTGGTGGTGACACGCGCATTTTTGGCGCTGGCAGCACGTTGGCCACTCCTCAATAAACCGTTTTTGTACGGGGTAAAAAAGATGCGAGAATAA
- the secF gene encoding protein translocase subunit SecF — protein sequence MKIIQQRTVWFSISGGLILASIAFLVIFGLNLGIDFTGGSLLEVEYAQDRADITDIRTAVETAGFTSGQVQPSNERGLLVRQPPLTEDQHQVLMGTLLTFGELDELRFDSIGPVIGQELKQKSLWALVLIFVAIVAYVAWSFRKVGSKVKSWKYGFLTIVAALHDVLIALGVAALLGHFMDFSIGTAFVAALLTILGYSVNDTIVVFDRIRENLMKDHHTFEAVVDQSVNETIARSINTSLTTLLALFAVYLFGGETTKDFALILMVGIFVGAYSSIFIASPLLVTWQKWMDRKRS from the coding sequence ATGAAGATCATTCAACAACGAACCGTTTGGTTCAGTATTAGCGGAGGATTGATTCTTGCCAGTATCGCGTTCCTCGTGATATTTGGGCTTAATCTTGGAATCGATTTTACAGGAGGAAGCCTACTGGAAGTGGAATATGCACAGGATCGGGCAGATATTACGGATATTCGTACAGCTGTCGAAACTGCTGGTTTTACAAGCGGCCAGGTACAGCCAAGTAATGAACGCGGATTACTTGTGCGTCAACCTCCGCTCACGGAAGATCAACATCAGGTACTCATGGGGACATTGTTGACATTTGGAGAATTGGATGAATTGCGATTTGACTCTATTGGCCCTGTTATTGGACAGGAGTTGAAGCAAAAATCCCTGTGGGCACTCGTTCTCATTTTCGTGGCGATTGTGGCCTATGTGGCTTGGTCATTCCGTAAGGTGGGAAGCAAAGTAAAAAGTTGGAAGTATGGATTTTTGACGATTGTTGCAGCACTCCATGATGTGCTTATCGCATTGGGTGTCGCGGCGCTTCTTGGTCATTTTATGGATTTCTCGATTGGGACGGCGTTTGTGGCGGCGTTGTTGACGATTCTTGGATACTCGGTAAACGATACAATTGTGGTATTTGATCGAATCCGCGAGAACCTCATGAAAGATCATCACACGTTCGAAGCCGTTGTGGATCAGTCTGTGAATGAGACGATCGCCCGTTCGATCAATACAAGCTTAACCACCCTACTCGCGTTGTTCGCGGTGTACCTATTTGGTGGGGAAACAACAAAAGATTTTGCCTTAATTCTCATGGTGGGAATCTTTGTGGGAGCCTATTCGTCGATCTTCATTGCGTCACCGTTACTGGTAACGTGGCAAAAGTGGATGGATAGAAAGCGTTCTTAG